The Corynebacterium suranareeae genome window below encodes:
- a CDS encoding aspartate carbamoyltransferase catalytic subunit: protein MKHLLSISDLSKDEIVGLLDEADRFKEVLEGREVKKLPTLRGRTIFTLFYENSTRTRSSFETAGKWMSADVINISASSSSVKKGESLKDTGLTLSAIGADAIIMRHPSSGAAQQLAQFVAPGGNGPSVVNAGDGSHQHPTQALLDALTIRQRTGRIEGLKVVIVGDCLHSRVVRSNVDLLSTLGAEVVLVAPPTLLPMGIENWPVRFSYDMDAEIADADVVMMLRVQQERMQGGFFPSHREYATLYGMSKEREARLKDSAIIMHPGPMLRGMEINFQVADAPRTAVLQQVSNGVHMRMAILFALVAGSDATI from the coding sequence ATGAAGCACCTCCTGTCCATCAGCGATTTATCCAAAGATGAGATTGTTGGATTGCTGGATGAAGCAGATCGCTTTAAGGAGGTGCTCGAAGGACGTGAAGTAAAGAAGCTGCCCACCTTGCGTGGTCGCACCATTTTTACGCTGTTCTATGAGAACTCCACACGCACTCGCTCGTCTTTTGAAACCGCAGGAAAGTGGATGAGCGCTGATGTGATTAATATTTCAGCTTCATCATCCAGTGTGAAGAAGGGCGAGTCGCTCAAAGATACAGGCTTGACCTTGTCGGCAATCGGTGCGGATGCGATCATCATGCGCCACCCTTCATCCGGGGCAGCTCAGCAGCTTGCGCAGTTCGTGGCACCAGGTGGTAACGGCCCCAGCGTGGTCAACGCAGGTGACGGTTCCCACCAGCACCCCACGCAAGCGCTTCTCGACGCCCTAACCATCCGTCAGCGAACCGGACGCATTGAGGGACTCAAGGTTGTTATCGTGGGCGACTGTTTGCATTCCCGCGTGGTGCGCTCCAACGTGGACTTGCTGTCCACGTTGGGTGCAGAAGTTGTGTTGGTAGCTCCACCAACTTTGCTGCCCATGGGGATTGAGAACTGGCCAGTCCGCTTCTCCTACGATATGGATGCAGAAATCGCTGATGCTGATGTGGTGATGATGCTGCGCGTACAGCAAGAACGCATGCAAGGTGGTTTCTTCCCGTCACATCGTGAATACGCAACGCTTTATGGCATGTCCAAAGAGCGTGAAGCCCGCCTGAAGGATTCAGCAATCATCATGCACCCCGGCCCAATGCTTCGCGGCATGGAAATTAACTTCCAGGTGGCAGATGCACCACGAACAGCGGTGCTGCAGCAGGTAAGCAACGGTGTGCACATGCGCATGGCAATCTTATTCGCTCTAGTTGCCGGCTCTGACGCGACTATTTAA
- the carA gene encoding glutamine-hydrolyzing carbamoyl-phosphate synthase small subunit has product MSKDTTTSQGVTEIGSVPAYLVLADGRTFTGFGFGAIGTTLGEAVFTTAMTGYQETMTDPSYHRQIVVATAPQIGNTGWNDEDNESRDGKIWVAGLVIRDLAARVSNWRATTSLQQEMADQGIVGIGGIDTRALVRHLRNEGSIAAGIFSGADAQRPVEDLVEIVKNQPAMAGANLSVEVSSDETYVIEAEGETRHTVVAYDLGIKQNTPRRFSARGVRTVIVPAETPFEDIKQYNPSGVFISNGPGDPAAADVMVDIVREVLAADIPFFGICFGNQILGRAFGMETYKLKFGHRGINVPVKNHLTGKIDITAQNHGFALKGEAGQEFDTDFGTAVVTHTCLNDGVVEGVALKSGRAYSVQYHPEAAAGPNDASPLFDQFVELMDADAQKKGA; this is encoded by the coding sequence GTGAGTAAAGACACCACCACCAGCCAGGGAGTCACTGAGATCGGATCCGTTCCGGCATACCTGGTTCTTGCAGACGGACGCACCTTCACCGGATTTGGCTTTGGAGCTATCGGCACCACCCTTGGTGAAGCAGTATTCACCACCGCCATGACCGGTTACCAAGAAACCATGACCGACCCTTCCTACCACCGCCAGATCGTGGTAGCTACTGCTCCACAGATCGGTAACACCGGTTGGAACGACGAAGACAACGAATCCCGCGATGGCAAGATCTGGGTTGCAGGCCTTGTTATCCGCGACTTGGCTGCACGTGTGTCCAACTGGCGTGCAACCACCTCCCTGCAGCAGGAAATGGCAGATCAGGGCATCGTCGGAATCGGCGGCATTGATACCCGTGCACTAGTGCGCCACCTACGCAACGAAGGTTCCATTGCAGCCGGTATCTTCTCAGGTGCAGATGCACAGCGCCCTGTGGAAGACCTCGTTGAGATCGTCAAAAACCAGCCAGCAATGGCAGGTGCAAACCTCTCTGTTGAGGTGTCCTCCGATGAAACCTATGTCATCGAGGCTGAAGGCGAAACCCGCCACACTGTTGTGGCATATGACCTAGGTATCAAGCAAAACACCCCTCGTCGCTTTTCTGCACGCGGTGTCCGTACCGTCATCGTGCCAGCAGAAACCCCATTTGAAGACATTAAGCAGTACAACCCATCAGGTGTGTTTATCTCCAATGGCCCTGGCGACCCTGCTGCAGCAGACGTCATGGTTGATATCGTCCGTGAAGTTCTAGCAGCTGACATCCCATTCTTTGGCATCTGCTTTGGTAACCAAATCCTCGGCCGCGCATTCGGCATGGAAACTTACAAGCTGAAGTTCGGCCACCGCGGCATCAATGTGCCAGTGAAAAACCACCTCACCGGCAAGATTGACATCACCGCTCAAAACCACGGCTTCGCACTGAAAGGTGAAGCGGGACAAGAATTCGACACTGATTTCGGTACAGCAGTTGTCACCCACACCTGCCTTAACGACGGCGTTGTGGAAGGCGTAGCCCTGAAATCAGGCCGCGCATACTCAGTTCAGTACCACCCAGAGGCCGCTGCCGGCCCCAATGATGCAAGCCCCCTGTTTGACCAGTTTGTTGAGCTGATGGATGCAGACGCTCAGAAGAAAGGCGCATAA
- a CDS encoding dihydroorotase, protein MVDSNTQYPETGALAPAPQDTLLITNVRVYGEGEPTNVFVKDGVIAAIGGDHDADRSIDGNGGVLLPGFVDMHVHLREPGREDTETIATGSAAAAKGGFTAVFTMANTTPVMDQPVIAESVWFKSQNIGLCDVHPVGSITKGLEGKELTEFGMMARSEAKVRMFSDDGKCVDDPQVMRRALEYAKGMDVLIAQHAEDHRLTQGAAAHEGENAARLGLRGWPRVAEESIVVRDAIMARDYGNRVHICHASTEGTVELLRWAKSQGIPITAEVTPHHLTLTDERLETYDAVNKVNPPLRESRDTEALKKALLDGTIDVVATDHAPHGSEDKCCEFENAKPGMLGLETSLSIIVDTFVATGLADWRFVARVMSERPAEITRLPGQGRPIAEGEPANLTIVDPGKAWTASGADFASKAENTPFEGQEFSAKVTHTVLRGKVTCADGVAQNA, encoded by the coding sequence GTGGTTGACAGTAACACCCAATATCCAGAAACCGGCGCATTAGCACCGGCTCCACAGGACACACTCCTGATCACCAACGTTCGCGTCTACGGTGAAGGCGAACCCACAAATGTGTTCGTTAAAGATGGTGTGATTGCAGCAATTGGTGGAGACCATGACGCTGACCGCAGCATTGATGGCAACGGGGGAGTACTACTTCCTGGCTTTGTTGATATGCACGTTCATCTTCGTGAGCCAGGCCGTGAAGATACTGAAACAATTGCTACTGGTTCAGCTGCCGCAGCCAAGGGTGGATTCACCGCAGTATTTACCATGGCCAACACCACGCCAGTGATGGACCAGCCGGTCATCGCAGAATCCGTGTGGTTTAAGAGCCAAAACATTGGTTTGTGCGATGTGCATCCAGTTGGTTCGATCACCAAAGGCCTTGAAGGCAAAGAACTAACCGAGTTCGGCATGATGGCTCGCTCTGAAGCTAAAGTTCGCATGTTCTCCGATGATGGCAAATGCGTTGATGATCCACAGGTTATGCGCCGTGCCTTGGAATACGCCAAGGGCATGGACGTGCTTATCGCCCAGCATGCGGAAGATCACCGCTTGACCCAAGGTGCTGCCGCCCACGAAGGTGAAAACGCAGCTCGACTTGGTCTGCGGGGTTGGCCACGAGTAGCAGAAGAATCCATCGTGGTTCGCGATGCCATTATGGCGCGCGACTATGGCAACCGCGTGCACATCTGCCACGCATCCACCGAAGGCACCGTGGAGCTGCTGCGTTGGGCAAAGTCCCAGGGCATCCCAATTACTGCGGAAGTCACCCCGCACCACTTGACTTTGACGGATGAGCGCCTAGAAACCTACGACGCGGTCAACAAAGTCAATCCGCCACTGCGCGAAAGCCGAGACACCGAAGCACTTAAAAAGGCGCTTCTCGACGGCACCATCGATGTTGTTGCAACTGACCACGCACCTCACGGTTCAGAGGATAAGTGCTGTGAGTTTGAAAATGCGAAGCCAGGCATGCTTGGTTTGGAAACATCCCTTTCCATCATCGTGGACACCTTTGTTGCCACAGGCCTTGCAGACTGGCGCTTTGTTGCTCGCGTGATGAGTGAGCGTCCAGCAGAAATCACTAGGCTCCCAGGCCAGGGTCGTCCAATCGCAGAAGGCGAACCAGCTAACCTCACCATCGTTGATCCAGGCAAAGCTTGGACTGCATCGGGTGCTGATTTTGCTTCAAAGGCTGAAAACACCCCATTTGAGGGTCAAGAATTCAGCGCAAAGGTTACGCACACCGTGCTTCGTGGCAAGGTGACTTGTGCAGACGGAGTTGCTCAAAACGCTTAA
- the pyrR gene encoding bifunctional pyr operon transcriptional regulator/uracil phosphoribosyltransferase PyrR — protein sequence MSERNSAVLELLNEDDVSRTIARIAHQIIEKTALDSKDADRVMLLGIPSGGVPLARRLAVKIEEFSGVSVDTGAVDITLYRDDLRNKPHRALQPTSIPAGGIDNTTVILVDDVLFSGRTIRAALDALRDVGRPNYIQLAVLVDRGHRQLPIRADYVGKNLPTARSEDVSVLLSEIDGRDAVTLTREDSEGDS from the coding sequence ATGAGTGAACGTAATAGTGCTGTACTAGAACTCCTCAATGAGGATGACGTCAGCCGTACCATCGCACGCATCGCGCACCAGATTATTGAAAAGACCGCGCTTGATTCTAAAGACGCGGACCGAGTCATGCTGTTAGGTATTCCTTCAGGTGGAGTCCCACTGGCTCGTCGGCTCGCAGTGAAGATTGAGGAATTTTCCGGCGTTTCGGTAGACACCGGCGCTGTTGATATCACCTTGTATCGCGATGATCTTCGCAACAAACCACACCGCGCATTACAGCCCACCTCAATTCCTGCAGGTGGAATCGATAACACCACCGTAATTTTGGTGGATGATGTGTTATTTTCCGGGCGAACCATCCGCGCTGCACTAGATGCACTCCGCGATGTCGGGCGCCCCAACTACATTCAGTTGGCCGTTTTGGTTGACCGTGGTCACCGCCAACTTCCTATCCGCGCTGACTATGTGGGTAAGAATCTCCCCACCGCACGTTCCGAAGATGTTTCCGTTTTGCTGTCGGAAATTGACGGACGTGATGCAGTTACGCTTACTCGAGAAGACTCTGAAGGGGATTCCTAG